In Pyxicephalus adspersus chromosome 10, UCB_Pads_2.0, whole genome shotgun sequence, the DNA window gagccacctaagagataatcttttttaataagttaaatacaaaaacatggaatactgaatacaggTATTGTGGGTGTACAGGTGTGTAAACACagatcatcttgtgtcctccttcccacattTGTTCTGGTGGAGGTGACCTAGTCTACTAGTGAAGTAGTGAAAGTtgttacaaaatataatctcatacaaATACCaagttttttcacattataatgaaACAAGGAGGTTTGGCCAAAATGAGCTGACAATGATCATGTAACAATTTGATTGGTTatgatcagtgtataattgttaattATGGATATCATAGTATTGAGTGtggatgctgacattttctggatacgcgTAAAGAAATACTCGTTTCTCCCTggctgactcttcccagttagatgatatgaaaatggccACTCGCTGGGGTAAACTGAGTCACGTGATCTTGCTGTTGGAACTGTTGCTGAATTGGACCGTTGTACGcatgcctgagtgttttgtgttctttaaccttttctgacacttgtagtcacacaaatacttccacctccTAACAAACTGTTAACTTAATTTGTTGTGTGCACACAACTGGTATTATGGTATTGTGGTttacacagaataaaaaacagGTATTTACATTGAATAGAAGCCCCTGTTGCTGACTAttttatatatctacatatatctatatatcactAAATGGTTCATAGAAAATATGGCATGTGCAGTAAatctaagtatttaaaaaaaaaatatatatatatatatatgtatgtatttaataaatgtatttaggatATCATCAATTTGGTATACAATTCTAATCCAAGACAGACATATGTGTAATTTGAAGAACATTAAATTACAGTGGTAACTctgtataagtccactttggaataagtgcaacttggtataagtcctgtttggacacgaaaaattttgcttggtatacaacctttgtgctagaacttgtatgggtcaaaatgagtagTAACACcacgcactacccttatttacctctctcgagacaaagccacgactgcctacgagcgtcagtacgccagttactaccattgaaaaacccgcgctataactctctgtgaattacataacatctcctcctcctcctcccttctcagcaccatcctagtaggcactcaactcttctcagcaaggtaaagtgaggttccattttaaattatctaatctaattgcttttgtatttatgtattttagtattaagcagtgtttaaattattttatacaaccccatcaatgtatgaTATGCcaatacaataggatttttttttttttttcatgggaacagattattcattttccttttgtttcttatgggaaaaaattgttGGTATAAGTCtcgtttggtataaatccaaggatctggaacggattaaggacttataccaaggtaccactgtattagcTTTTAGTAGTTggtatacattacaaaaaaataattttctttttgagaTTAATAGAAACAAAGAGTATGAATAATGGCAAGTTTTAGAATAGAAGCCTATGACAACAATAAGAAAGATGTAGagaattatgtaaacacctcTCTGCTGTCATGTGGATTTGTAGCAGATGCAGCCAAGGATGGCACACTTTCCAGTTCCTGCTGGTAGAAGTTGTAAACCTTGTTCTCTTTCACAAATGCCATTATTTTTTCACTGAGTAGTGCGATAAGGCTGGACCTCTGTAATGTGGTTTGATTCCTGttgataataaatattgaaataaaaattattataattatataatatataataaaatatatcggggcagggtcctctcctcctgtttcactgtctgtattcatctgacatttgcaacccctatttaatgtacagcgctgcgtaatatgttggcattatataaatcctgtatattattattaataatatataaataaatatttatatatataaaatgaataatagtTAAATAATTTTAACTACTTTCCTTACAGAAAACAGCATAATGAAAGATTTAGACAATACCTTAACTATGGCAAAATCTGAACTGTTTTCTGCATGTTCTGTTTGTCACAATGTATGTTTGGAGCATCTTCATACCAGCAAACATAAACAAGAAGCCAAGcagataaggaaaaaaaattctcaatttcTCGCTGCTTGCATgctgaaagatttttttcaataagttttatGATTAGCTATTTTGTAATTCTGCATATAACTTGTATAGGTTCTTGTACTTTTACTGGATTGGATCATAAAGTCATTTATTTCCATAAGCACTCTGGcctcccaggttcgaatttcagcCAGCATCAGGCACCATATAAATATAGTAACTTACTATCCAATATCCTAGCTAAATATACGCCAGAGCACACATTAGGTCAACATGGCAGAAGTAAGTGCTGGAAATATTAGAGAAAACTCACTAAAACATGAGGAAAGCATATAAACTAATGCAGGCAGTGGGAAAAGAAGCCAAGACCTCCATGACACTAAGCTACAGGACAAATCAGGAATCTGTCATGCATACAAGTGTAAAGATTTTGTGTGACCATGTTATgtatgacagtaattgattctaactggagtaataaaaaaaagctgaaatatgtTAGAAATGTAAATTCCTTCTATAACTAGAATgctgcataaaaaaaagttgatgttaAGCCAAGTGCcagaatgaaatgtttttttttttatttatttttgcaaagaagCTCTGTAACCTGTCGCAATAAATAGCAACTAATTTTCCCTAAAAATATTCCCAGGTTCAGTTACAAACCTAAACAATGACAGTGGAATGTGTCTCCACCTAGTGGCTGGTCAGATTAATAGCAAGATTTTAGGAGCAGGATTGAGTCAAACATTGATGTAATCATAATTACACGAAAGTTACACCTGTTAGGTTCTACATGTTGCAAATATTCATAGTCCATTTGACACCTGTTACCTGATTTGAGATTTAAAGAACAACTTTATTTCTCTATATGGTTATGATATCCATGGACATGTACCCAGGGATAAACAAGCCTGTGATGTGTATGTACAGACAGGTCAGGTAGGACCACAGAATGATCTTCAAAGAAGGgataaaagttattatatatttCTGAAGGTTAAATTGAGGAGGACTGCTAAATCATCCATTTATGTGCAGGGTGATTGGCTAGCTATGGCCAGATATAAAAATGCAATTGTGGCTTTATTTGCCTGCTATCAATAAACTGCCCTAAAACTACCCTCCCTAAGGCCCTAAATTGTAATGTGCTAAAGGCCTCTTTCCTTCAAACAAACAGTTCATGTGAATTGATTTTTCTGTAGTTAACGTTATACTCTTTTACATAATTTTGCAGCTAAATGCTTCTGAAAATGTGCTCCCTTGTACATATTTAGCTACAATGTAAACATGCATATtagaattttaaaacaattatttattttttttaatttattgacattttgCTGATCTTGCTCAGAAAGAGCATACAAGAGAGACAATTGCATTTTCACCACTCACAGTCAACTGGCTCTCATTTGGAGAAAAGGCTGAGCTGATGGAAAATTTTACACAGCATGCTATAAAATTCTTGTAACTGTTTGTACTACAAATAAATATGAAGCACAAGTGGATAGTAAGCTTTTTTAGTATATGCTTTAAGCAACAATAAGACTTTTTCCATTTCCCTAAATTATAGAAAGTATATAACTTACGAGTAGTCCTGGGATTGCATGGGGAGAGTAAAAGGTTTGTCATAGACATTCTTGTAGAGGTAAGGTAGTTCAAGCATCCTTGTAATCTGCATGTCAAGTGTGGGATCATCCACTTTATCTAAAATGAagaaacatttcataaaacattcCCATAGAAAGACTGAAAcactggatctgatttattaaagctccctaaggctggagaggatacacttttattagtgaagctgggtgatccacctggaatgaatctgttgcaggattgaaaacatttgcaaacaaatagcaaattactttttagaaatccattccaggtttgctggatcactcagcttcactgatgaaagtgtatcctctccagccttggagagctttaataaatcaggcctattgcattGATGTTTGAGTGCAACATGGATTGGGAACCCTTTAGGTTCTTGGGTATATTgaatccaaaataaatattattgtaatttatttttaaggtcTAGAGCACAGTTTAAAAGAGTTGCCCTTGACAAAAACAGTGTCATACAGTGGTCATACAAAGAAGGGGCATTCTGTCTGATTTACTGTACAGTGACAATATTTACATCATCACTTCTTCTTAAGGGATACAATGATACAAGTACCCATGAACTGTAAATGGTACTGTTCTCATCACAAAGGGAATCACAATGTCAAACTTGCCTGTGTAGTTTATGACTGACTTTGCAGTATCTTTAAGTAATCATTCTCAATGTgagaatcattttaaaaattatcatgaattttaattttgaaacCACTTTTCTTATGAAAGGCACACTTTCTAAAGTGGATTTACAGACAAACATgcttaaatacatttatgtttattgtttcacctgccaaaggatttgtcaTTTTGGCCACCTATATGTTATTGGTTACATGCTGTCTAGGTCACACTTCTAGGTCAGTTCCCTATTGAACAGACAATGCTGATTTACTGTACAACAAAAATCAgttaaagggaaataaaatgcatatatgtgGGCAGATATATGCCAATGACATGTTTTACTCAAAAATGCCAGCTGTTAGCACACACAAGCCGTGTTAGCATAACCAAATGtctcatttgtaaaataaaattcttcttACAGAAAACTGAAGCCACCACCTCCTTCTGCATTCTGAATATTTTAATGTAGCCACGGACTCTGATAACATCACCAATTTCCATCTTGGCCTTTTGGCTTTCCTGTTTGCGTAGTTCTTGCATTAGTCCATCTAGGTCATTAGCTCCCGATGTGCTTCCGTGAATGTCTGCAAATGTACAAGATCAAAGATTAGATTCTTAGCTGGaagaattttgttttatgatataAAACAGATATGTGACCTGATTTCACCCTGGGATTAAAATTACACAATAACACATGAGGGATGACTAACTAAAAattggggaaagaaaaaaaccAAAGATAGCAAccaattatattttacttttctatagaaaaattaaagatgaactccaagcAGACATCAACAACAACCCCCGAATACATGAGTTCTGCTATGCAGACAGTGCAaaacaccaacttttttttattcttcagtccCAGGTGTTAAGGATCTGTTTTATAAGAACCTAAATTCCAGATTGTTTCTGCTCTTAGGAATTCACACTAATAACAGAATTGTGTCAATGAAATATCACTCATTTTCTAAGAAGCCCATAAACAATTGTGGAATCCTTTTTGGGGGGCGAAGTAACAGGTTGTGATCCAGCAGGTTAAGCTTTAGGCTACTACCCGATTTGCTGGAAAACAAATAGTGGAAGTATAAATTACACACAACTGAACTATAGTGACCTACCACCGCATTCTGCTTTGTGCAGCTCCATACTTAATGTTATGTATCATAAACATTTTTGGAGGGAATATACTTTTTCATCCTTTGCTACATCTATCTGCTGCTGTTCTGCATGCATTAATTTTGCAGGATAATTTCCTGATGGTCACAACAGTGGAACATGACTTcataatgtgtgtaaaaaaaggtcCCTTGTTTAATGATTAGGTTTAAATGTATTctgtcatttatttctttttattttaaaatattggtttCTCTATAGGAACCTATGTTTTCAGAAAGAGACCAATGTGTTCCTGAACGCATACATTACAGAACACAAAGTTTATAAAGAACTTGTTTTGCATAAGTCAATAAAGTTCATGCAAAAATCCAATTCATTTGCTTAGACGGATGAGCAGAGGCACTAGTAATTATTTGAGAAATGAATCATAAAGACAAACTgcaggtaaaataaattatatatatatatatatatatatatatatatatatatatatatatttatatatatatagtggttcAATATTTGTTATTCTTTCCTGCACATCTGTTTTGTAGTGGTACACTGCCAGCTCAAGTTGTTTCCTGTCTTTTGTTCAGTTTTAATGAGTGCTATTTGGATAAATCTTTGAGCCCTTAAATGTAAGATATGGTATGTAAAAGTCTTCTACCCTTAACAGTTTTCACAGTCCACATGAGGGCAAAGCTGATTTTGCACCTTGGAGTACCAAGTTTAGTGTACCATTAGTGTACCATGTTTCACTTGTTTACAGCGAAACAGCAAATTTGGCACAGGGACCGCTGCCAATAATATTCGAGAGGACTGGGCAATGGAAAAACAGGCTGACTAAGGAGCTGTAGCTCACCGTGCATTACCTTTAGTCCTGCTACTCGATTTGTAAACTGTAAACATTTCTGTCATTGCTTCCACCGGTCCAAACTGATGTAAAGGATTGATAGAAGGCAGCAGGCAGTAATTGGATTTTTAAGTTAGAACCTTGCTAGAACctttgattttaattattttggcaACTTGTCAaagttgctttaaataaaaacttttctttacctgaaagcctgtcttttcttgcAGGGGGCTTCCAGCAAGTACAGCTGATAACTCCAGTGCTATCATCCActaaataagaaaacaaagaaacaagGATACATTGAGATTGCATGTACAGGTGACCTGTAAATATCAAACATTAACTACACATTGGGAGATATTCCAAATAATTGAACTGTGTAATAGATTCTGATCAGGCTGTCTCCACCAACATGCCATTCTGCACAGGCTTTGACGCTGTAGTGCTAACAGAAGCTCCAAGCTAGTGCAGGAAACCAATCCATTAGTTGGCGTCAACCAGATTATGAAGGAGGAAAGGGAAGGGTGGGGCAGCTTGGCAGGTGGCCTAAAGCAGGGGAGCAGAGAAAGACATGTGAACAAAAAAGGGTGGATTGTTTATGTAATCAAAAAAACACGGAAGTTACAAGCTAATGAGCAGCTACCTTTTTtccaaatgcaaaaacaaaaaaaaacaaaacccacgcaaacctgaaacagatgaTTTATAAATTATCAcagcaaaataaaagtaatatagtgACCAACTGTAGTTCAGTAGTCATCCCCCGGAATGGATTACAAAATAATGTTAACAGCTAAGTGGTTTCCCCGAATAAGAAATCAATTTATAAGCCCATTGATAATGCCAACAGAAGTTGAATGATAATTTTCTACTATagtaagcatatttaaaaaaaaaaacagtttactaGTGATGGAGAAGGGATCTGAGGGTAAAAAAGTTTCAGGAtcctgaagtttagctttgaGAGTTTTTAAATGCTTGCAGATGACAGGACCCCACTATGTACTGTCTAAAGAAAGTGGATTCCAGAATGGGAGTATAAATGCCCAATCCGTGCTGGTGGGTGAATAATATGCCAATGTCCCAGACATGCACCtaccatacatatatttatccAAGAAAATGTCTCAATGCTTGTCTAGTTCATGTCAttatatattgacattttattgACATATGATTTACAGTTAACCATTCATACATatcttttctataaaatatatataaacaaggcTCTGGCTGAAGTAGCCATTTCCCAAATAATGCCACACGTACTGGAACTGTGAAGCCTAAACTATTCAGCTTCACCTTAGGGCAAGACATCCTCTCACTTAACTATTTGCTGATCACTGTGATGCTAGCTCACTGACTGATAGTAATATGTGGGAAGCTGGAGGAGTTGGGTACAAAGTGCTGACTTTGTAGATGAAGTCTTAACTTGCATAATAAAGCACCAGGGATTTGAGGACTCCTAAGTTGTTCAAGATAAAAGCTAATTACATATAAAGCAAAAGTATATGCAAGTCCTTGGAGAATCAGGATCTTACCACACATGCTCAGCACAGTTTTAAAATTGTGTCTTGGTAAGAAGCCTACTGTGTTACATTCAAGATTTAAAGGTCTTCAGCCCAGCCCAGCAGAATGCACTTAGAGCAGGAGtgaagcaaaataataatttttacttttttgtttcaagTAAAGCAACAAatacatgtatacaaaatatatagtgACAGATGGGTGCTATTCACAATACCTCCATAACTGTAGAAGGCATCTTTTTCCCTTACACACACAACTGTTCCTAAGATGTCAACCTGTTTGATGGGATGGTctttgtagaaaaatacacctGTGGAAGAAGAATAATTAAAGAAGGAAACAGAATAGTTTGGTAGGATAAACTGTATATGAATACACCAAACCTTCATATGATGatagataaagtaaaatatacaaattacatatGCATTTGCAACATGTGCTCATCATATTGCAGGAGTAATACAGCACagatgcagcaaaaaaaatttttttgcatggtttACCAATAAATTGTAAAACCTTTGTTAAGTGCATATGTCCATATTGAgtctaaattaatttaaaacccaggaaaacaaaaattacaattaaataagTACCGGTAGGTACTTATTTCTCAATGGCATTCCAGTTACACAATGTAAAATGTTCAGCATACTGACTACACCATCCGTCTGAATAAAATTGaatatacaaattacatatacatttgcAACAATTGCTCACCATAATGCAGGAGTAATGCAGCACAGATGcagcataaatacattttttcatgatttactaataaattgtaaaatcaaagaaaaactatgtattttaaatgctttaatgtattaattttttcataaataatgtaTAGCATAGCCTCCTCCCTTTATGCACAGTAAAACCTCTCCATTTTTTCACTGGCCTACCTCCTCTACAATCTCCCCTCTTCTCCAAATATAACCTATAATGTAGTAGCTGGGGGAAAGGGAAGGAGCTCTCAGTTTTCTGGGAGTGCTGACAACACATCAAAAATGCCATTTTTCAATAGCTACACAAGGAAATATTTCACGGGTAAGtaatacatgaaatatataaaaatatatacttttttaaaatatattctgtttattagaAAAAGGGTATAGTACAAAAACACATTGGAGTTACACAACCGGCATGAAATAAAGTAATATTGCATATGTAACACACAGAAATGAGGAAAACTAATACTAAGTATCATGTCAAGGCATGTTGCAGTTAGTACTCCTATGATCaagacacactgggcctgatttattaaagctctctaagactggagaagatacactttcttcagtgaagctgggtgatccagcaaacctggaatgaatttcgtaaaagttatttgctttttgttagcaaatgttttcaatcctggatcagatccatttcaggtttgctggatcacccagcttcactgaagaaagtgtatcttctccagccttgg includes these proteins:
- the STN1 gene encoding CST complex subunit STN1; protein product: MEEPPALLWGLDPVFLVYARLYIKDILELKQSNQVPGVFFYKDHPIKQVDILGTVVCVREKDAFYSYGVDDSTGVISCTCWKPPARKDRLSDIHGSTSGANDLDGLMQELRKQESQKAKMEIGDVIRVRGYIKIFRMQKEVVASVFYKVDDPTLDMQITRMLELPYLYKNVYDKPFTLPMQSQDYSNQTTLQRSSLIALLSEKIMAFVKENKVYNFYQQELESVPSLAASATNPHDSRECGSNVTSNPREIHNVFKEAILMLLERGIVYYKGQNKDVYYVTDNDKELHNLTLNVIKKDCKRQKHAEKGCHFLYVLNCVQQDFGSFINGAILQRVIDTLERNSDIVSTMEKYYTVF